GCTTGGAAAGATCAATATAGCCTGCCGCCAACGTTAGTTTCCCTCAATTCTTCTCTCTAGCTCTATTGCCTGGGTAGCAACTGGCCAACGCAGAACATTCACGTAcccttctccttgtccactCGCAGCACAACGACAACCTCGTTACGCCCGACTCTAATGAGCTTCTGGATACTTCGAATACGTCGTCGCGACAATTCAGAGAGGAGAATCATGCCATCTATGTTGTCGTACTCCAGGAGCTTGACGTAAGCACCCATTTCGGCGATCTACCCACGTATTCTTGTCAGACTCATGGACCCCCGTGCGATCGCCTGCGTCCAGCCCCTTCCAAACGCACCTGCTTGACATTGACCATGACGAAGCTATCAATCTCCGGGAACTTCTCCTCGTAAAAGCGGCAGTTCGTTAACGACATATTGGCGGTGTTATTCTGAATgtcgacaagatcaagggATTAAACGTTCGGTTTTCTTGGTGACAGAGAAGAGGGGAGGTGGGGTTCGCCGGTCCCAGAGATATATCGGCACGTTTGCACGCTTAAAACTGCACCCAGACCCGTCGTTTGTGAAGTGTAGCTATTTCGAGAGAGGTGTGAAAATTTTCGAAATGTCGGGAATTCAGTGGCGCGACTCGTTTCGAGGTTTATCAGTTAGACCGTGGCCGTTCGAAAACTTCGTGAGTGAAGGGTTTGGTGGTTAAAAGAGAGTCATAATTTTGACATTTTCGATTTGCGGCGAACTGGATGGTGGGGTGTGGCGGGGTGTGGCTAGTTTCCGAAGCGGTATGCGGCGGCAGAACTAGCCCAGCTGCTGTTCATTGCTCTTCGAGTGGCCATGCAGAGGGTGTGAGTGGCCTGTAACCTGGGCAGAGACCTGCTGTCGCCCACGTGACTGGAAGTAAACAACCAAAAGCTGCGACTCATCCAGTTGCACACTGCTAGAGACGCACTGGCGAGTGTCGACAATGGCTCCAGGTAGGTTAATTTTCCGGCCCATTGGGAAAATTCCACAGCCAGATCCGATTACATGGCTAATCGCGCAAACAGCTACGCAATTTGAactctcgccgccgccgggcgACGCCGTTTCCGCGGTCGCATTTGCGCCGTCCGACTCCAGCAAACTCCTCGTGTCGTCGTGGGACAAGAAAGTATACAGCTACAATGTCGCCAGCGGCGGGTCGGAGGGCAGTCTGACCAACACGTATGAGCACCGAGCTCCCGTTCTAGATGTCTGCTTTGGAGCGAATGATAATGAAGCCTTCACGGCAGGCATGGACTGGACTGTTAGCAGGTGTGTTTCTTGAAGCTGCTCGCAAGTGTACTACACGTAACTAATTTTTGTGCTCTAGATTGGACTTGGAAACTGGAGATATAACACCCCTGAGTAAACATGCTGCGCCCGTTCGCCGCGTCGTGTTCAGCAAGGATCACAGTAAGCCCCATCTCCCCTATCAAACCGTGCCTCTGCTAAACAATATCCAAGATATCCTTGTCTCTGCCTCATGGGATAGTACTCTCACTTTACACGATCTCTCCTCCACCAGCGCTCCAATCCGCATTCCGCTCCCCGCCAAGCCACACGCTATATCCTCCAGTCCAACCAAGATCGTCGTCGCCATGACGGGCCGCATCATTCACATCTACGACCTCAACGCCATCACGAAGCTCTTCGCCTCGGGCGGCACTGAGCTGAAACCTTGGCAAACACGAGAATCATCACTTCGATACCTAACGCGTGCTGTGGCATGTATGCCCAATGACGCAGGGTATGCGACGTCCAGCATCGAGGGCCGTGTAGCCGTGGAGTGGTTTGAGGATACGGCAGAGTCGCAAGCTCGAAAGTATGCGTTCAAGTGTCATAGACAACCAGCACCGgacggtgatggtgatgttgtcTACCCTGTCAATGCGCTGACATTCCACCCTGTTCATGGGACATTTGCTTCAGGAGGCGGAGATGGAACTGTTGCGCTGTGGgatgccgaggccaagaggcGATTAAAGCAGTATCAAAAGTTTTCGAATGGCGTTGCGGCGCTAGCATTTTCTAATGATGGTAAATACCTAGCTGTTGGAGTGTGTCCTGGGTTCGAGACTGGCCAGGAGGACTACACAGGCGCTGGTGCTACGTCTGTTTTAATCAGGGAACTTGGTGAGAATGAAGCAAAGGGCAAAGGTGCAAAGTAAAGGATTCACAGAAATGTACGAATTTGGAGCAATATGGCAGAAAAACCAACCTGAACTAGATGGCGTTCAGCTAGGGGACATAGTATTGTGTGGTGACTGGTGTTTCTTCAGAGTCCTGATGGCCAGGTTTTAAAATCGGTATGTAGATACCCCTGCAATGAAATAAAGTTATGACCATTGTAatcggcaacattgacacAAAGCTAGTACACGGTGGGTATAGTATCATCACTGGTGTTAAATAAGTGTAGGTATTCTCGTTGTGGTGGCCTGTCCTAAGCCGGCCCCCCGAATCATACGGTAGACATAAAATCATGGCTGTGGGTAATACTGCCGGTACGGCGTGGCTGTATCTTCAAATTCATCATGATGTTGACGGTATGGTAACCAGCGCCAACTATACGTTTTAACCGAAGTGTTCTACTCCCCTGTCTTCTTCGGTATAATAGGCTATGCGATTGTCAGAAAACCGAGTTTCAGAGCGTGGAGAACATGGGATCAAAACACACCctggcttcttcaacatgtTCAAAATTTCCGGCAGTGGACAGAAGCCAGACGTCCTGTAAAGGATTGGGTACCTGTCGGCCCCATAGAAAGTTATGAGGGA
The DNA window shown above is from Metarhizium brunneum chromosome 1, complete sequence and carries:
- the BUB3 gene encoding Mitotic checkpoint protein, producing the protein MAPATQFELSPPPGDAVSAVAFAPSDSSKLLVSSWDKKVYSYNVASGGSEGSLTNTYEHRAPVLDVCFGANDNEAFTAGMDWTVSRLDLETGDITPLSKHAAPVRRVVFSKDHSKPHLPYQTVPLLNNIQDILVSASWDSTLTLHDLSSTSAPIRIPLPAKPHAISSSPTKIVVAMTGRIIHIYDLNAITKLFASGGTELKPWQTRESSLRYLTRAVACMPNDAGYATSSIEGRVAVEWFEDTAESQARKYAFKCHRQPAPDGDGDVVYPVNALTFHPVHGTFASGGGDGTVALWDAEAKRRLKQYQKFSNGVAALAFSNDGKYLAVGVCPGFETGQEDYTGAGATSVLIRELGENEAKGKGAK